GCCATCTGCTTGGGCAGACCGCACTGGTGGAGCTTGAGCTGCGGGCCGACGATGATGACCGAACGGCCCGAGTAGTCCACGCGCTTGCCGAGCAGGTTCTGGCGGAACCGGCCCTGCTTGCCCTTGAGCATGTCGGACAGCGACTTGAGCGCACGGTTGCCCGTGCCGGTGACGGGGCGACCGCGGCGGCCGTTGTCGAACAGCGCGTCGACGGCCTCCTGCAGCATCCGCTTCTCGTTGTTCACGATGATCTCGGGCGCACCGAGGTCGATCAGGCGACGGAGGCGGTTGTTGCGGTTGATCACGCGACGGTAGAGGTCGTTCAGGTCGGAGGTCGCGAAGCGGCCGCCGTCGAGCTGCACCATGGGGCGGAGCTCCGGCGGGATGACCGGGACGACGTCCAGCACCATCGAGGCCGGCGACATGCCGGTCTGCAGGAACGAGTTGACGACCTTGAGTCGCTTGATCGCACGGATCTTGCGCTGGCCCTTGCCCTCCGAGATCTGCAGGTGGAGGCTGTCCGCCTCGGCCTGCAGGTCGAACGCCTGAAGACGACGCTGGATCGACTCGGCGCCCATGTAGGCCTCGAAGTACTGGCCGAAGCGGTCCTGCAGCTCGTGGAAGATCTCGTCCTCGCCCTTCAGCGAGCCGACCTCCAGGTTGCGGAACTCCTCCCAGACGCGCTCGAGCTTGGCGATGGTCTCATCCGCGTTCTTGCGGATGGCGGCCATGTCCTTCTCGGCGGCGTCCTTGACCTTCTTCTTCTGGTCGGCCTTGGCACCCTCCTCCTCGAGCGCCGCGAGCTCCTCCTCCAGCTTCTGGAGGCGGGTCGCGATGCGCGAGTCACGACGGTCTGCGGCCGTCTTCATCTCGAGGCGCAGGTTGTTCTCGTGCGTGGGGAGGTCGCGGTGACGCGCCTCCTCGTCGACCGAGATGACCATGTAGGCGGCGAAGTAGATGACCTTCTCGAGGTCCTTCGGCGCCATGTCGAGCAGGTACCCGAGGCGCGACGGGACGCCCTTGAAGTACCAGATGTGGGTGACGGGCGCGGCGAGCTCGATGTGGCCCATGCGCTCGCGACGGACGGAGGACTTGGTGACCTCCACGCCGCAGCGCTCGCAGACGATCCCCTTGAAGCGGACGCGCTTGTACTTGCCGCAGGCGCACTCCCAGTCGCGGGAGGGTCCGAAGATCTGCTCTCCGAAGAGGCCGTCCTTCTCGGGCTTGAGCGTGCGGTAGTTGATGGTCTCGGGCTTCTTCACCTCGCCGTACGACCAGCGACGGATGTCGTCGGCGGTCGCAAGGCCGATGCGAAGCTCATCGAATGTTGTTGCGTCGAGCACTAGTTCTCCTGTGTCGGAATTCTGTGTGGTGAGTCAGTCGGTCGCGGAGCGTCAGATCTCGTCGATCGACGACGACTCGAACCGCGTGGAGATGTTGATGCCGAGCTCCTCCGCCGCGCGGAAGGCGTCGTCATCCGTGTCGCGGAGGTTGACCGCGGTGCCGTCGGCCGAGAGCACCTCGACGTTCAGGCAGAGCGACTGCATCTCCTTCATGAGCACCTTGAACGACTCGGGGATGCCGGGCTCCTGGATGTTCTCGCCCTTGACGATCGCCTCGTAGACCTTGACTCGGCCGAGGATGTCGTCGGACTTGATCGTGAGGAGCTCCTGAAGCGCGTACGCCGCGCCGTAGGCCTCGAGGGCCCACACCTCCATCTCACCGAAGCGCTGGCCGCCGAACTGCGCCTTACCACCCAGCGGCTGCTGCGTGATCATCGAGTAGGGGCCCGTCGACCGTGCGTGGATCTTGTCGTCCACGAGGTGGTGGAGCTTCAGGATGTACATGTACCCGACCGAGATCGGCGCGGGGAACGGCTCGCCGGAGCGGCCGTCGAAGAGCTGCGTCTTGCCCGAGCTGTCGATGAGGCGGTCGCCGTCGCGCGTGAGGTTCGTCGAGTCGAGCAGACCCGCGATCTCCTCCTCGAAGGCGCCGTCGAACACGGGGGTCGCGACCTTCGTGCCGGGAGCGGCCTCGCGAGCGCCCTCGGGCAGGCGGAGCGCCCACTCGGGATTGCCCTCGACCTTCCAGCCCTGCTTGGCGATCCACCCGAGGTGGGTCTCGAGGACCTGGCCGAAGTTCATTCGACCGGGGATGCCGAGCGGGTTGAGGATCACGTCGACCGGCGTGCCGTCCGCGAGGAAGGGCATGTCCTCGACGGGGAGGATCTTCGCGATGACGCCCTTGTTGCCGTGACGGCCCGCGAGCTTGTCACCCTCGGTGATCTTGCGCTTCTGGGCGATGTAGACGACGACGCGGCGGTTGACGCCCGAGCCGAGCTCGTCGTCGCCGTCCTCGGCGTTGAACTCCTTGACCGCGATGATCGTGCCGGCCTCACCGTGGGGCACCTTCAGCGACGTGTCGCGGACCTCGCGGCTCTTCTCGTTGAAGATCGCGCGGAGCAGGCGCTCCTCGGCCGACAGCTCGGTCTCGCCCTTCGGCGTGACCTTGCCGACGAGGATGTCGCCGGGGCGGACCTCGGCGCCGATGCGGATGATGCCGCGCTCGTCCAGATCCTTCAGCAGGTCGGGGCTCACGTTCGGCAGGTCGCGCGTGATCTCCTCCTTGCCGAGCTTCGTGTCACGGGCGTCGACCTCGTACTCCTCGATGTGGATCGAGGAGAGGGTGTCGTCCTTCACGAGGTTCTGGCTGAGGATGATCGCGTCCTCGAAGTTGTGGCCCTCCCACGTCATGAACGCGACGAGGAGGTTCTTGCCGAGGGCGAGCTCGCCGTTCTCCGTCGCCGGGCCGTCGGCGATGACCTCGCCGGCCTCGACGCGGTCGCCGGCCGAGACCACGACGCGCTGGTTGTACGACGTGCCCTGGTTCGAGCGGTCGAACTTGCGCAGGAAGTAGTCCTGCGTGCCGCCCTCGTCGAGCTGGACCGTCACGACGTCTGCCGAGACCTCGACCACGACACCCGCACGCTCGGCGGTGACGACGTCACCCGCGTCGATGGCCGCGAAGCCCTCCATACCGGTGCCGACGACCGGCGACTCGGAGCGGAGGAGCGGAACGGCCTGGCGCTGCATGTTCGCACCCATGAGGGCGCGGTTGGCGTCGTCGTGCTCGAGGAACGGGATGAGCGACGTCGCGACCGACACCATCTGGCGGGGCGAGACGTCCATGTAGCCGATCTCCTCCGCGTGGAAGAGGTCGACCTCGCCGCCCTGGCCGCGACGGGCCAGCACGCGGTCGTTGGCGAACGTGCCGTCGGCCTTCAGCTCCACACCAGCCTGGGCGACGATGTAGTCGCTCTCCTCGCTGGCGGTGAGGTAGTCGATCTGGTCGGTCACGCGACCGTCGACGACGCGGCGGTACGGCGTCTCGATGAAGCCGAACGCGTTGATGCGCGCGAAGGACGCGAGCGAGCCGATCAGGCCGATGTTCGGGCCTTCCGGCGTCTCGATCGGGCACATGCGGCCGTAGTGCGACGGGTGGACGTCACGGACCTCGACGCCGGCGCGCTCACGCGAGAGGCCGCCGGGGCCGAGCGCCGAGAGGCGGCGCTTGTGGGTCAGACCCGCGAGCGGGTTGTTCTGGTCCATGAACTGCGACAGCTGCGACGTTCCGAAGAACTCCTTGATCGCGGCGACGACGGGGCGCACGTTGATCAGGGTCTGCGGCGTGATCGCCTCGATGTCCTGCGTCGTCATGCGCTCGCGGACGACGCGCTCCATGCGCGAGAGGCCCGTGCGGACCTGGTTCTGGATGAGCTCGCCGACGGCGCGGATGCGACGGTTGCCGAAGTTGTCGATGTCGTCGACGTCGAGACGGATCTCGGCGGCCTGGCCGTTGCGGATGCCGTCGAAGACGGTGTCGCCGCGGTGCAGGCGGACGAGGTACTTGATGGTCGCGACGATGTCGTCGACCGTGAGCACGGAGTCCGACAGCGGGCGGTCGAGGCCGAGCTTCTGGTTGATCTTGTACCGGCCGACCTTCGCGAGGTCGTAGCGCTTCGGGTTGAAGTAGAAGTTGTCCAGGAGCGCGCGGGCGGCCTCGGCGGCGACCTGCTCGCCCGGACGGAGCTTGCGGTAGATGTCGCGGAGCGCGTCCTCCTTGGTGAGGATCGTGTCCTTCGACAGCGTCTCTTCGATCGACTCGAAGCCGGCGAACTCGGTGAGGATGTCCTCGCTCGTGAGGCCGAGCGCCTTGAGGAAGACGGTCACCGACTGCTTGCGCTTGCGGTCGATGCGCACGCCGACCTGGTCGCGCTTGTCGATCTCGAACTCGAGCCATGCACCGCGGCTGGGGATGACACGGGCCGACACGATGTCCTTGTCGGACGTCTTGTCGGGCGTGCGGTCGAAGTAGACGCCGGGCGAACGGACGAGCTGCGACACGACGACGCGCTCGGTGCCGTTGATGATGAACGTGCCCTTGTCGGTCTGGAGGGGGAAGTCGCCCATGAAGACCGTCTGGGTCTTGATCTCACCGGTCTGGTGGTTCATGAACTCGGCCTCGACGTAGAGCGGGGCGGCGTACGTCTTGCCGCGCTCCTTGCACTCCTCGATGGAGTACTTCTCAGGCTCGAGGTACGGGTTCGTGAACGAGAGCTGCATCGTCTCGCTCAGGTCCTCGATCGGCGAGATCTCCTCGAAGATCTCCTCGAGACCGCTGACCTCGGGCACGTCGGTGCGGCCGGCGGCCTGAGCCTCGGCGACACGCGCCTTCCACGCCTCGTTGCCGACGAGCCAGTCGAAGGACTCGGTCTGCAGGGCGAGAAGGTCAGGGACCGTCAGCGTGTCGGAGATCTTGGCGAACGAGAGGCGGGAAGCTCCGCGGCCGTTCTTGGGGGTGGTGGTGGTGGATGCGTTGGGCGCAGCAGCCAAGGGAATTCCTCCGTGGGCCCGTGAGGGCCCGTTTCCTTGTCGTCAGGTGGAGTGCTCGTTCTTCCCCATAGCCCGCATGTCGCACACCGCGATGAAGCGGGGGCACGCGGGCGCAGCCGACCACCATATGAGGGCAGGGGGAATCCAAGAGCGCAACTACCAACTATACGTCGTTCGACGCGCCATGTCCAGCGCGATTCTTGACGAGGGCCTGATGCTGCGGTATAACCCGGGATTTCGGCCTCGGTTCACGGCCCCGGGATACGGGAACAGGATGCCGGGGCATGACATTCCCGCCCGGTCCGGGCCATGATGTGGTCATGGCTGGGGCCCACCGTCCCGCGATCCGCACGCCCGACCAGCGGATCCGGGTCTTCGTCAGCTCGACCCTCCGCGAGCTCGCCGACGAGCGCGCCGCCGCGCGCGCCGCGATCGAACGCATGCGCCTGGCACCTGTCATGTTCGAACTCGGCGCCCGCCCGCACCCGCCCCGCGAGCTGTACCGCTCCTACCTCGAGCAGTCCGACGTGTTCGTCGGCATCTACTGGGAGAGCTACGGCTGGGTCGCCCCTGACGAGCAGATCTCCGGCCTCGAGGACGAATACGACCTCGCCCCCGCCACGATGCCCAAACTCATCTACATCAAGGCATCCGAGAACCGCGAACCCCGCCTCAAGCAGCTCATCGCCCGCATCCAGAAAGACGACCACGCCGCCTACCTCCCCTTCCACACCGCCGAAGAACTCCAAGACCGCATCGCCGACGACCTCGCCACCCTCCTCGCCGAACGCTTCGACGCGGCCGGGGCGGGGGCCGAGGCATCCGGAGAGGATCCGGCTCTGGGCAAGGTCCCCGTGCCGTACTCCTCGACGATCGGCAGAGAGGACGACCTGCGGCGGGTGCGCGAGCTGCTCGTGAAGGGCGGCGACCGCGTCGTGACCCTCGCGGGTCCCGGCGGCATCGGCAAGAGCCGTCTCGCCATCGAGGTCGCCCGCGCGAGCGGCGACCTCTTCCGCGACGGCGTGTATTTCGTGCTGCTCGAGGGCGTGCACGAGCCCGGCCTGCTCCTGTCGACGATCGCCTACTCGCTCGGCGTCCGCGACAGCGGCGCCGTCGACCTCGAGGAGCGCATCGCGCACGCGCTCGCCGGCCGCCGCGTGCTCATCGTCCTCGACAACTTCGAGCAGATCGTGGATGCCGCGCCCGTCCTCGTCCGCCTCTACACGGCCGCCCCGCTCGCGACCTTCCTCGTCACGAGCCGCGTCCTGCTGCGCATCCGCGGCGAGCAGGTCTACGAGGTCGAGGCGCTGTCCGCACCCACGGCGTCCGAGCCCGCCACGATGCATCGCGCCCGGCGGTCGTCCGCCGTCGCGCTCTTCGTCGACCGCGCGCGGGCGGTCCGGCCCGACTTCGTCCTGACCGACGAGAACGTCGGCCACGTCGTGAGCATCTGCCGGCGCCTCGACGGCCTCCCCCTCGCGATCGAGCTCGCCGCGGCCAAGGTGCGGGCGCTCAACCCCGCCGCGATCGACCGGCGGCTCGAGCAGAGCCTCCCGATGCTCGCGGCGACCTCGCGGGACCTGCCGGAGCGGCACCGCACGATGCGGGCCGCGATCGACTGGAGCGTGAGCCTCCTCCCCGCCGTCCAGCGCGACCTCCTCGAAGACCTCGGGGTCTTCGCGACCCGGTTCTCGCTCGACGCCGTCGAGGCGGTGAGCGAGGGGCGCAGCTGGCGGGACGAGGTCCTCGACGCGCTCGGCGCGGTGGTCGACGCATCCCTCGTCAAGCAGGTGGATGTCGGGGGGCGATCGACCTTCTCTCTGCTCGCCACGGTCCGCGAGTACGCGCTCGGGCGACTGGAGGAGCGCGGCGAGGCCGAGACGATGCGCCGGGCGCACGCCGACTACTACGCCGATCTCGTCCGCCGCCTCTCACCGGACCTGCGCGGGCCCGCGCAGATCGAGACGGTGCGGCTGCTGAGCCTCGAGCTGTCGAACCTCCGCGCGGCGGTGCGGCACCTCGTCGCCAGCGATCGGCTCGACGACGCCGGCGACTTCGCGTGGGAGCTCTTCGTGTACTGGTGGATCTCGGGCTTCTTCAGCGAAGTGCGGCTGTGGATGCTGGAGCTGCTCGAGAAGCGGTATCCGATCTCCACCCGCACGCGAGCCGTCGCGGTCTTCTTCACGGTGTGGGGCGAGATGTGGCGGCGTCCGTCGGAGGAGGTCATCGAGCGGCTGGGCGAGTCGTCGCGGCTCTTCCAGGAGAGCGGGGACGCGGATGCCGCGGCCATGGCGCTGGCCGCGCGGGGCTCGACCCGCATGCGGTTCCCCGACCTCGACATGCCCGCCGCGCAGGCCGAGGTCGAGCAGGCGCGGGAGGTCTTCCACCGCCTCGGCAACTGGTGGCTCGAGGCGCTGACGGATGTCGCGCTCGGCCTCCTCGCGATGGCCCGTGGCGCCTTCCCCGAGTCGCTCGAGCACTTCGAGCGGGCGACGGCCACCGGCGTCCGCGAGAAGGACGCCTTCACGCAGGTCGTGGCGGGCAACAATGTCGCGCGCGTGCGGCTGCTCGGCGGCGACGTCGACGGCGCGGTGGCGATGTACCGGACGACGCTCGAGCTCGCGGCCCTCCTGCACTACGACGAAGGCGCGCAGTACGCCCTCGAGGGGATGAGCGCCGTCGCCGCCCTGCGGGGCGACGCGTGGCAGGCGGGCGCCCTGTCCGCGGTCGCGGCGGCCATCCGCCAGCGGGTCGGGCAGTACGACGTCGAGGGCTTCGCCGGCCACCGGGAGCAGCTCGAGGCCGTGCGCGCGTTCCAGCCGGAGGCCGTGGCGGCGGGAGAGCAGGCGGGCGACGACATGAGCATCGCCGAGGCGTACGCGCTGGCCCTTCCCGACGCCGACGTCGCCGTTCAGCGCGCGCTCGCGCAGTGGTGAGCAGGTGACACGCGCCGATCTGCATGCAGATGCATGACAGGAGACGGTGCTCGGGGCCATGATGTGGTCATGGCTGGGGCCCACCGTCCCGCGATCCGCACGCCCGACCAGCGGATCCGGGTCTTCGTCAGCTCGACCCTGCGCGAGCTCGCCGACGAGCGCGCCGCCGCGCGCGCCGCGATCGAACGCATGCGCCTGGCACCTGTCATGTTCGAACTCGGCGCCCGCCCGCACCCGCCCCGCGAGCTGTACCGCTCCTACCTCGAGCAGTCCGACGTGTTCGTCGGCATCTACTGGGAGAGCTACGGCTGGGTCGCCCCCGACGAGCAGATCTCCGGCCTCGAGGACGAATACGACCTCGCCCCCGCCACGATGCCCAAACTCATCTACATCAAGGCATCCGAGAACCGCGAACCCCGCCTCAAGCAGCTCATCGCCCGCATCCAGAAAGACGACCACGCCGCCTACCTCCCCTTCCACACCGCCGAAGAACTCCAAGACCGCATCGCCGACGACCTCGCCACCCTCCTCGCCGAACGCTTCGACGAATCGCGCGAGGCTCGCGACGACGCCGCGCCGGAGTCCGTCGAGCAGCTCGCGGGGAAGGTGCCCGTGCCCTATACGGCCACGATCGGCCGCGAGCGGGATCTGCAGGGTGTGCGCGAGCTGCTCGCCGGCGACCACCGGGTCGTGAGCCTCATCGGCCCGGGCGGGATCGGCAAGAGCCGCCTGGCCATCGAGACGGCGCTCGCGACCGCCGACCTGTTCCCGGACGGCACCTACTTCGTGCCCCTCGAGGGCGTCTTCGAAGCGGGGCTGCTCCTCCCGACGATCGCGTACTTCCTCGGCATCCGCGACAACGGCGAAGCGGCGCTCGAGGAGCGCATCGCGCACGCTCTCGCCGGCCGCCGCGTCCTCGTCGTGCTCGACAACTTCGAGCAGATCGTGGATGCCGCGCCCGTCCTCGTGCGCCTGTACGACCTGGCCCCCCTCGCGACCTTCCTCGTGACGAGCCGGATCGTGCTGCGCATCCGCGGCGAGCAGGTGTACGACGTCGGAGCGCTCACGACCCCCGACGAAGCCGTGCCGACGTCACTCGAGCGTGCCCGGCGATCGACCGCCTGCGCCCTCTTCGTCGACCGCGCCGAGGCCGCCAAGCCGGGATTCGAGCTCACCGACGAGAACGCCCAGTCGGTCGCCGACATCTGCCGTCGCCTCGAGGGCCTTCCGCTGGCGATCGAACTCGCCGCCGCCAAGGTGCGGCTGCTGACGCCCCAGGTGATCGCCGAGCGTCTGCAGCAGAGCCTTCCGCTCCTCACGGCCGCCGTGCGCGATCTGCCCGAGCGCCACCGCACGATGCGCGCGACGATCGACTGGAGCGTGAGCCTGCTGCCGCCGGAGCAGCGCGACCTCCTCGAGGATCTCGGCGTCTTCGCGCGGCGGTTCACACTCGACGCCGTCGAGGCGCTGGGCGTCGGGCGATCGTGGGAGGGGCAGGCGCTCGACGGCCTCACGGCGCTCATCGACGGGTCGCTCGTGAGGTCGTTCGAGATGGCGGGGCAGTCGGTGTACTCGCTGCTCGCGATCGTGCGCGAATACGCGCTCGGGCGCCTGAAGGAGCGGGGCGAGGCCGACCGGATGCGCGCCGCTCACGCCGACTACTACGGCACCGTGGTCACGCGGCTGGCCCCGAGTCTCCGCGGTCGCGGCCAGGCCGACGCCGTCGCCCAGCTCGGCCTGGAGCTGCCGAACCTCCGCGCCGCCGTCCGCCACCTGATCTACACCGACCGGCTGGACGACGCCGGCGACTTCGCCTGGCGCCTGCTCATCTACTGGTGGATCGCCGGATTCTTCGGCGAGGTGCGCGTCTGGATGCTCGAGCTCCTCGAGAAGGAGCAGCCCATCACGCAGCACACGCGCGCCGTCGCGTGGTTCTTCGCACTGTGGGGCGAGATGTGGCAGCGGCCGAGCGAGCAGGTCGTCGCGGGTCTCGGCGAGTGCGTGCGGCTGTTCGCGGAGAGCGGGGACGAGGATGCGTCGGCCATGGCCCTCGCGGCCCGTGCGACGGCACGCATCCAGTACTCGGGCGACGACATCGAGAAGGCCGAGGCCGAGCTCACGGAGGCCGTCGCGAAGCTGCACGACATCGGGAACAACTGGGCCGAGGCCATCACGCTCGTCTCGCTGGCCCGCCTCGCGTGGGTGCGCGGCGACACCGACCTCGCCCTCCAGCGGTTCGACGAGGCCGCGGGTGTCGCCCACGCGAGCGGCGACATCTTCACCAGCTCCGTCGCCGGCAACCTGCGCGCCCGCCTCAACTTCCTGAAAGGCAAGGTCGAGGAGGCCGAAGCGGAGTTCGTCGAGACCCTCCACCTGTCCATCCGGCTGCACTACGACGAGGGCGTCGCCTACGGCCTCGAGGGCGTCTGCGCCATCGCGGCCGCGCGGGGCGACGCCTGGCGTGCGGGTGCGCTCGCGAAGGCCGCCGAGTCGATCCGCCACCGCATCGGCGTATTCGACGCGGAGGCCTTCACCGTCCACACGCCCTACCTCGAGGCGCTCCGCGAGAGCGACCCCGACGGCGTCGCGGCGGGCGAGCGGGACGGTGCCGAGCAGAGCCTCGCCGAGGCGGTCTGCGTAGCGCTGCCCGATGCGGATCAGTCCGCCGTCGCGACGACGCTGGCGCACTGGTAGCCGGCGGCGTCAGCTCGACGGGCGCGCGTGCCGGAAGCGCAGCCGCGTCCCCGGCCGGGCCTGCGCGATCGCGTCGAGCGAGGCATCCGTCGCCACGGCGATGACGGGGTAGCCGCCCGTCACCGGACCGTCCGCCAGGAGGATCGTGGGGCGGCCGCTCGGCGGCACCTGCAGCGCGCCCGGCACCATGCCCTCGCTCGGCAGCTCGCCCTCGCGGGACCGGGCGAGGGCCGGACCGTCGAGCCGGACGCCGACGCGATCGGCGTCGTTCGTGACGGTCCAGATCGCCTCGAAGAGGTCGCGGTGGGCGGAGGCCGCGAACCAGTCGGCGCGCGGACCGGGCGCGAGCTCCACCTCGAGCAGGTCGTCGTGCGGCGCTCCCCACGGCGCGATGGCCGAGGTCGGTATGGCGACGGATGCCTCGTCCCGAAGTGCCAGCTCGTCGCCCGCGTGCAGAGGCCCCGCGCCGAGCCCCGCGAGGAGGTCGGAAGAGCGCGACCCGAGCACCGCCGGGCCGTCGAAGCCCCCGCGGACGGCGAGGTAGGCGCGCGCGCCGTGGGCGAACCAGTCGAGATTCAGCTCTGCGCCGCCGGGCCACGGATGAGCCTCGTACGGATCGACCTCGTGGCCGTCGAGGCGGATCGGCCCCCAGGCGCCGGCGACGGCGAACCAGAGGTCGGCGACGGCGACGGCGCGGAAGCCGCCCATCGTGACCTCGATGCCGGCGGCTCCCTCGTCGTTGCCGA
This genomic interval from Microbacterium sp. 4R-513 contains the following:
- the rpoB gene encoding DNA-directed RNA polymerase subunit beta is translated as MAAAPNASTTTTPKNGRGASRLSFAKISDTLTVPDLLALQTESFDWLVGNEAWKARVAEAQAAGRTDVPEVSGLEEIFEEISPIEDLSETMQLSFTNPYLEPEKYSIEECKERGKTYAAPLYVEAEFMNHQTGEIKTQTVFMGDFPLQTDKGTFIINGTERVVVSQLVRSPGVYFDRTPDKTSDKDIVSARVIPSRGAWLEFEIDKRDQVGVRIDRKRKQSVTVFLKALGLTSEDILTEFAGFESIEETLSKDTILTKEDALRDIYRKLRPGEQVAAEAARALLDNFYFNPKRYDLAKVGRYKINQKLGLDRPLSDSVLTVDDIVATIKYLVRLHRGDTVFDGIRNGQAAEIRLDVDDIDNFGNRRIRAVGELIQNQVRTGLSRMERVVRERMTTQDIEAITPQTLINVRPVVAAIKEFFGTSQLSQFMDQNNPLAGLTHKRRLSALGPGGLSRERAGVEVRDVHPSHYGRMCPIETPEGPNIGLIGSLASFARINAFGFIETPYRRVVDGRVTDQIDYLTASEESDYIVAQAGVELKADGTFANDRVLARRGQGGEVDLFHAEEIGYMDVSPRQMVSVATSLIPFLEHDDANRALMGANMQRQAVPLLRSESPVVGTGMEGFAAIDAGDVVTAERAGVVVEVSADVVTVQLDEGGTQDYFLRKFDRSNQGTSYNQRVVVSAGDRVEAGEVIADGPATENGELALGKNLLVAFMTWEGHNFEDAIILSQNLVKDDTLSSIHIEEYEVDARDTKLGKEEITRDLPNVSPDLLKDLDERGIIRIGAEVRPGDILVGKVTPKGETELSAEERLLRAIFNEKSREVRDTSLKVPHGEAGTIIAVKEFNAEDGDDELGSGVNRRVVVYIAQKRKITEGDKLAGRHGNKGVIAKILPVEDMPFLADGTPVDVILNPLGIPGRMNFGQVLETHLGWIAKQGWKVEGNPEWALRLPEGAREAAPGTKVATPVFDGAFEEEIAGLLDSTNLTRDGDRLIDSSGKTQLFDGRSGEPFPAPISVGYMYILKLHHLVDDKIHARSTGPYSMITQQPLGGKAQFGGQRFGEMEVWALEAYGAAYALQELLTIKSDDILGRVKVYEAIVKGENIQEPGIPESFKVLMKEMQSLCLNVEVLSADGTAVNLRDTDDDAFRAAEELGINISTRFESSSIDEI
- a CDS encoding DUF4062 domain-containing protein — encoded protein: MAGAHRPAIRTPDQRIRVFVSSTLRELADERAAARAAIERMRLAPVMFELGARPHPPRELYRSYLEQSDVFVGIYWESYGWVAPDEQISGLEDEYDLAPATMPKLIYIKASENREPRLKQLIARIQKDDHAAYLPFHTAEELQDRIADDLATLLAERFDAAGAGAEASGEDPALGKVPVPYSSTIGREDDLRRVRELLVKGGDRVVTLAGPGGIGKSRLAIEVARASGDLFRDGVYFVLLEGVHEPGLLLSTIAYSLGVRDSGAVDLEERIAHALAGRRVLIVLDNFEQIVDAAPVLVRLYTAAPLATFLVTSRVLLRIRGEQVYEVEALSAPTASEPATMHRARRSSAVALFVDRARAVRPDFVLTDENVGHVVSICRRLDGLPLAIELAAAKVRALNPAAIDRRLEQSLPMLAATSRDLPERHRTMRAAIDWSVSLLPAVQRDLLEDLGVFATRFSLDAVEAVSEGRSWRDEVLDALGAVVDASLVKQVDVGGRSTFSLLATVREYALGRLEERGEAETMRRAHADYYADLVRRLSPDLRGPAQIETVRLLSLELSNLRAAVRHLVASDRLDDAGDFAWELFVYWWISGFFSEVRLWMLELLEKRYPISTRTRAVAVFFTVWGEMWRRPSEEVIERLGESSRLFQESGDADAAAMALAARGSTRMRFPDLDMPAAQAEVEQAREVFHRLGNWWLEALTDVALGLLAMARGAFPESLEHFERATATGVREKDAFTQVVAGNNVARVRLLGGDVDGAVAMYRTTLELAALLHYDEGAQYALEGMSAVAALRGDAWQAGALSAVAAAIRQRVGQYDVEGFAGHREQLEAVRAFQPEAVAAGEQAGDDMSIAEAYALALPDADVAVQRALAQW
- a CDS encoding DUF4062 domain-containing protein, coding for MAGAHRPAIRTPDQRIRVFVSSTLRELADERAAARAAIERMRLAPVMFELGARPHPPRELYRSYLEQSDVFVGIYWESYGWVAPDEQISGLEDEYDLAPATMPKLIYIKASENREPRLKQLIARIQKDDHAAYLPFHTAEELQDRIADDLATLLAERFDESREARDDAAPESVEQLAGKVPVPYTATIGRERDLQGVRELLAGDHRVVSLIGPGGIGKSRLAIETALATADLFPDGTYFVPLEGVFEAGLLLPTIAYFLGIRDNGEAALEERIAHALAGRRVLVVLDNFEQIVDAAPVLVRLYDLAPLATFLVTSRIVLRIRGEQVYDVGALTTPDEAVPTSLERARRSTACALFVDRAEAAKPGFELTDENAQSVADICRRLEGLPLAIELAAAKVRLLTPQVIAERLQQSLPLLTAAVRDLPERHRTMRATIDWSVSLLPPEQRDLLEDLGVFARRFTLDAVEALGVGRSWEGQALDGLTALIDGSLVRSFEMAGQSVYSLLAIVREYALGRLKERGEADRMRAAHADYYGTVVTRLAPSLRGRGQADAVAQLGLELPNLRAAVRHLIYTDRLDDAGDFAWRLLIYWWIAGFFGEVRVWMLELLEKEQPITQHTRAVAWFFALWGEMWQRPSEQVVAGLGECVRLFAESGDEDASAMALAARATARIQYSGDDIEKAEAELTEAVAKLHDIGNNWAEAITLVSLARLAWVRGDTDLALQRFDEAAGVAHASGDIFTSSVAGNLRARLNFLKGKVEEAEAEFVETLHLSIRLHYDEGVAYGLEGVCAIAAARGDAWRAGALAKAAESIRHRIGVFDAEAFTVHTPYLEALRESDPDGVAAGERDGAEQSLAEAVCVALPDADQSAVATTLAHW